A single Cyanobacteria bacterium FACHB-DQ100 DNA region contains:
- a CDS encoding carbon dioxide-concentrating mechanism protein CcmK: protein MTIAVGMIETLGFPAVVEAADAMVKAAQVTLVGYEKIGSGRVTVVVRGNVSEVQASIAAGIESIKRVNGGSVLSTHIIARPNENLEYVLPIRYTEAVTQFRSGM from the coding sequence ATGACAATTGCTGTTGGAATGATTGAAACCCTGGGCTTCCCGGCGGTTGTTGAAGCGGCGGACGCCATGGTGAAAGCGGCTCAAGTTACCTTAGTCGGCTACGAAAAAATCGGCAGTGGTCGAGTTACCGTCGTCGTCCGGGGCAATGTTTCCGAAGTTCAGGCTTCGATCGCCGCGGGCATTGAGTCAATCAAGCGGGTTAATGGCGGCTCTGTGCTGTCAACTCACATCATTGCGCGCCCCAATGAGAACCTGGAGTATGTGCTGCCCATTCGCTACACCGAAGCAGTCACGCAGTTTAGATCTGGGATGTAA
- a CDS encoding transposase, with translation MPNPERVVLEATGRLERLALCELAAAGFTVALANPQRVRSYAKALGKAKTDRLDAQVLARFGEATQLAPYPIPEALTLQLMDVVDRRRQLVEIMVAEKNRLSRASSTVRQDITEHIEQLQERVNALSEQLQHLMQRSGEWKRKRQLLLSLCGVGELTTAVLLAELPELGTMSHTKLIFECDRSFAP, from the coding sequence CTGCCAAATCCAGAGCGAGTTGTCCTGGAAGCGACCGGACGATTAGAGCGACTCGCCCTGTGTGAATTAGCGGCGGCTGGATTTACGGTTGCTTTAGCGAATCCACAACGAGTGCGATCGTATGCCAAAGCTCTGGGCAAAGCCAAGACAGATCGCCTAGATGCTCAAGTATTAGCGCGATTTGGAGAAGCGACTCAACTTGCGCCCTATCCGATTCCTGAAGCACTCACCCTGCAGCTGATGGATGTGGTCGATCGGCGACGGCAACTCGTTGAAATCATGGTTGCTGAAAAGAATCGTCTCAGTCGAGCGAGCAGTACTGTCCGCCAAGATATCACTGAACACATCGAACAGTTGCAAGAGCGAGTTAACGCTTTGTCTGAACAACTGCAACACTTAATGCAACGCTCGGGTGAATGGAAACGCAAACGGCAACTGCTCCTCTCTCTGTGCGGTGTCGGTGAACTGACTACGGCTGTTCTATTAGCAGAACTGCCTGAACTCGGAACGATGTCTCATACCAAATTGATTTTTGAGTGCGACAGATCCTTCGCCCCCTAA
- a CDS encoding HlyD family efflux transporter periplasmic adaptor subunit produces the protein MLVRSDSDSLRPVQSDEFLPSIGLLTRLSGLFLIGAVGVTFALTSVTKYNITVKAPAIVRPSGELRIVQAAMEGSIKEIAVKENQVVKQGDVIAYLDNSRLQTQKSQLQGNIQQNQQQLAQIAAQLEAINNQQSAESDLLNRAVVSAQADLSLNQREYAERRVTTETGVQEAEAALELAREETSRYQQLGSTGAISQLQIKEKEQAFKAAQARLKRAKAALNPSMATVTIAAERIDQERARGLATLASLDKERKTLLQRQVEMQNQIDRDRTELQQTEVELKKAAILAPISGTILKLNLRNPSQVVSSGEVIAQIAPSHASMIMKARVAAQDISKIQLCQEERAADCKTGRVHLRFSAYPYPDYGILKGAVRAIAPDATLSQPSSANGNPSTPIYNLASSAGGTGAFYEVAIQVDQPYFVKDGHQSLIQPGMEATADIISREDTALKFLLRKARLSTSL, from the coding sequence ATGCTAGTTCGCTCTGACTCAGATTCCCTTCGTCCAGTTCAAAGTGATGAATTTCTTCCCTCGATCGGCCTGCTGACTAGGCTGAGTGGGCTGTTTCTGATCGGGGCTGTTGGCGTAACCTTTGCTCTTACTTCAGTCACGAAGTACAACATCACGGTTAAGGCCCCTGCCATCGTTCGACCCTCCGGTGAACTCCGCATTGTTCAGGCTGCAATGGAGGGAAGTATCAAAGAGATTGCAGTCAAAGAAAATCAAGTTGTTAAACAGGGCGATGTCATTGCCTACCTTGATAATTCGCGCCTTCAAACTCAAAAGAGCCAATTGCAGGGAAACATCCAACAAAATCAACAGCAACTCGCTCAAATTGCTGCTCAGCTCGAAGCAATTAACAATCAGCAATCCGCAGAATCAGACTTGCTAAACCGAGCCGTTGTCTCTGCCCAAGCTGATCTCAGTCTCAATCAGCGCGAATATGCAGAACGACGAGTTACGACCGAGACAGGGGTTCAAGAAGCCGAAGCTGCTTTGGAGTTAGCGCGAGAAGAGACAAGCCGCTATCAACAGTTAGGCAGCACAGGCGCAATTTCTCAACTGCAAATTAAGGAAAAAGAACAAGCTTTCAAAGCGGCTCAAGCTCGCCTAAAGCGTGCAAAAGCTGCTCTTAATCCAAGTATGGCAACTGTTACCATTGCTGCCGAACGCATTGACCAGGAAAGGGCTAGAGGATTAGCTACCCTTGCGAGTTTGGATAAAGAACGAAAAACGCTACTCCAACGTCAGGTTGAGATGCAGAATCAGATCGATCGAGATCGCACAGAGTTGCAGCAAACCGAGGTTGAACTCAAGAAAGCAGCCATCCTTGCACCTATCTCTGGCACAATTCTCAAGTTAAACTTACGTAATCCTAGTCAGGTTGTCAGCTCTGGAGAAGTGATCGCACAAATCGCCCCCAGTCACGCCTCTATGATTATGAAAGCTCGCGTGGCAGCGCAAGACATTAGTAAAATTCAGCTCTGCCAAGAAGAACGGGCTGCGGACTGTAAAACGGGTCGTGTTCACTTGCGATTTTCTGCCTATCCCTATCCTGATTATGGCATTCTCAAGGGTGCTGTTCGAGCCATTGCACCTGATGCTACGCTTTCTCAACCTAGCAGTGCTAACGGCAATCCTTCTACGCCTATCTACAATTTAGCGAGTAGTGCTGGTGGCACAGGTGCATTTTATGAAGTAGCCATTCAGGTAGACCAACCTTATTTTGTGAAAGACGGGCATCAATCCCTCATTCAACCCGGTATGGAAGCTACCGCTGACATTATTTCAAGAGAGGATACGGCTCTTAAATTTCTTTTGAGAAAGGCAAGACTATCAACGTCCCTATGA
- a CDS encoding AAA family ATPase: MPIVSIINQKGGSGKSTVAVHLARWLQKKKETVLVVDADAQCSSSKWLARLKKEIPCKIIQAPDELLDELPKLSEAYSWVIVDGPAALSETTRAVILVADLAIVPCQPTGVDLESASDTVRLIHQAQRIRRGDPKAVMFVNRAVKGTKLKDEAIEVLRLMPGVTVLDTVIHQRQILADCFGQNSTAFDLTGSTAGIARRELEQLFKKALEVLDG; encoded by the coding sequence ATGCCGATCGTCTCAATTATTAATCAGAAAGGCGGATCAGGTAAATCGACCGTTGCAGTACACCTTGCCCGCTGGTTGCAGAAAAAAAAAGAAACGGTTCTGGTCGTTGATGCTGACGCCCAATGCTCATCTTCAAAGTGGCTTGCTCGGCTAAAGAAAGAAATTCCTTGCAAAATTATTCAAGCCCCTGACGAACTCTTGGATGAATTACCTAAGTTAAGTGAGGCTTATTCATGGGTAATTGTAGATGGTCCAGCGGCGTTATCTGAGACGACGAGAGCTGTGATTCTAGTGGCTGACCTAGCGATCGTGCCTTGTCAACCAACTGGAGTTGACTTGGAAAGCGCATCGGATACGGTTCGCTTGATTCATCAGGCTCAAAGGATCCGTCGAGGTGACCCCAAAGCAGTTATGTTCGTGAATCGAGCGGTGAAAGGAACCAAGTTAAAGGATGAAGCGATCGAGGTGTTGCGGTTAATGCCAGGAGTCACGGTTTTAGATACAGTGATTCATCAGCGTCAAATTCTAGCAGACTGCTTTGGGCAGAACTCAACTGCATTTGATTTGACGGGTTCGACTGCTGGAATTGCTCGGCGTGAATTAGAGCAACTCTTTAAGAAGGCATTGGAGGTGTTAGATGGCTAA
- a CDS encoding DUF1016 domain-containing protein, with amino-acid sequence MVTKQSSLFPQDYDAFLNQLKEQIRCAQVSAATALNREAILLYWQLGKEILERQEREGWGTKVVERLAKDLRREFPDVQGFSARNLKYMRAFAEAYPNVEIVQQLLHKLPWGHLIRLLDSLKNPDERIWYAQQAIENGWSRTVLAYQIESGLHKRLGGAITNFDLTLPKPQSDLAKDLIKDPYNFSFLTLGKDAQERDLENALVNHIRDFLLELGMGFAFMGSQYPITVDGKEYRLDLLFYHVRLRCYVVLELKMVEFEPEFSGKLNFYVSAIDDLLRHEDDQPTIGIILCKSKRKTTVEYALRNLSTPIAVSTHQLPDQLRQNLPSSEQLEMEIDTKLSKIVSQTSEDEEN; translated from the coding sequence ATCGTGACCAAACAATCCTCGCTCTTTCCCCAAGACTATGATGCTTTCCTGAATCAGTTGAAGGAGCAGATTCGGTGTGCTCAAGTGTCGGCTGCAACAGCTCTCAACCGGGAGGCAATTTTGCTGTATTGGCAGCTGGGTAAAGAAATCCTGGAAAGGCAGGAGCGAGAGGGCTGGGGTACAAAAGTTGTAGAGCGGCTTGCAAAGGATTTGCGACGTGAATTTCCTGATGTCCAGGGATTTTCGGCTCGAAATCTCAAGTATATGAGAGCTTTCGCAGAAGCCTACCCAAATGTTGAAATTGTGCAGCAGCTGTTGCACAAATTGCCGTGGGGGCATTTGATTCGACTGCTGGACAGCTTGAAAAATCCAGATGAACGAATTTGGTATGCGCAGCAAGCGATCGAGAATGGTTGGAGCCGAACAGTTTTGGCGTACCAGATTGAGAGCGGGTTGCATAAGCGGCTAGGCGGAGCGATCACTAATTTCGATCTCACGCTGCCAAAACCTCAATCTGATTTGGCAAAGGATTTAATCAAAGACCCCTACAATTTTTCGTTTTTGACATTAGGGAAAGATGCTCAGGAGCGAGATCTTGAAAACGCTCTTGTCAATCACATTCGAGACTTTCTTCTAGAACTAGGTATGGGGTTCGCTTTCATGGGAAGCCAATACCCAATCACGGTGGATGGAAAAGAGTACAGGTTGGACTTGTTGTTTTATCATGTTCGACTGCGCTGTTATGTTGTTCTAGAACTCAAGATGGTGGAGTTTGAGCCAGAGTTTTCAGGCAAGCTCAATTTCTACGTGTCAGCGATCGATGATTTGCTCCGGCATGAAGATGACCAGCCCACAATCGGGATTATTCTATGCAAGTCGAAGCGAAAAACAACGGTAGAGTATGCCCTCAGAAATCTAAGTACGCCGATCGCAGTTTCGACGCACCAGCTACCAGATCAATTAAGACAAAACCTTCCATCGAGTGAGCAACTCGAAATGGAGATTGACACAAAACTGTCTAAAATTGTAAGTCAGACCTCAGAAGATGAGGAGAATTGA
- a CDS encoding ParB/RepB/Spo0J family partition protein — protein MAKSRQSLAQGLSASITQKFIENPEGIQSSQVVSLGQIHLPAKQPRRYFDPRKQAQLVQSIREYGILEPLLVRPLESGGYELIAGERRYRAAQEIQLQDVPVVIREFDDQQALRVSLIENLQREDLNPVEETEAILELLAIQIEGSPEDVASVLNRANHAKNRGQELEGNVSLQLETIESVLAEIGRFNAESFRSSRLPLLNLPAEVLKALREGELEFTKARAISRVKDERERKSLLKLVTTKNLSLSEIKQKIRELTKTQEKTAEINYTQRYAQIGQRLKKSAIWEDPKKRAKLEKLLSQLDELIGTENLEA, from the coding sequence ATGGCTAAATCAAGACAATCGCTGGCGCAGGGATTATCAGCATCAATCACCCAGAAATTCATTGAGAATCCTGAAGGCATTCAATCATCCCAAGTCGTATCTCTTGGACAAATTCACCTTCCAGCTAAACAGCCTCGGCGCTATTTTGATCCACGGAAGCAAGCGCAACTTGTCCAATCTATTCGTGAGTATGGCATTTTGGAGCCGCTCTTAGTTCGTCCTTTAGAGAGCGGAGGGTATGAGTTAATTGCAGGTGAACGCCGCTATCGTGCTGCTCAAGAAATCCAACTTCAAGATGTCCCCGTCGTTATTAGAGAGTTCGATGATCAACAAGCTCTTCGAGTATCACTGATTGAAAATCTACAGCGAGAGGACCTTAATCCTGTAGAAGAGACAGAAGCTATTTTGGAGCTACTGGCTATTCAAATCGAAGGGAGTCCTGAAGACGTAGCTTCGGTTTTAAATCGCGCGAATCATGCAAAAAATCGTGGTCAGGAATTGGAGGGAAACGTTTCCCTCCAGCTTGAGACGATTGAATCAGTTCTTGCAGAAATCGGGCGATTTAATGCTGAATCGTTCCGAAGCAGCCGTTTGCCGTTACTCAATCTACCGGCAGAAGTGTTGAAAGCACTGCGAGAAGGAGAGCTTGAATTTACGAAGGCTCGTGCGATATCACGAGTTAAAGATGAGCGCGAGCGTAAATCCTTGCTTAAGTTAGTGACAACAAAGAATTTGAGTTTGAGTGAAATCAAGCAGAAGATTCGGGAATTGACGAAAACTCAAGAGAAAACCGCAGAAATTAACTACACTCAACGCTATGCTCAAATTGGGCAACGGCTGAAGAAGTCGGCAATCTGGGAAGATCCCAAAAAACGGGCTAAATTGGAAAAATTGCTTTCTCAACTTGATGAGTTAATCGGAACTGAGAACTTAGAAGCCTAA